A single Phragmites australis chromosome 4, lpPhrAust1.1, whole genome shotgun sequence DNA region contains:
- the LOC133915006 gene encoding aspartokinase 1, chloroplastic-like has product MVVALRFPGVAREPPAALSIRAASKLGREQHFVCASARPGAQCWRRMGLVVRCQTGPAILKEEEAALAAEKAGMGFTVVMKFGGSSVASAERMREVADLILSFPEETPVVVLSAMGKTTNNLLLAGEKAVSCGAPKASEIPELSVIKELHLRTIDELGLDRSIVSGILDELEQLLKGIAMMKELTLRTRDYLVSFGECMSTRIFAAYLNKLGKRARQYDAFDTGFITTDDFTNADILEATYPAVAKRLQGDWIDDPAIPIVTGFLGKGWKSCAVTTLGRGGSDLTATTIGKALGLREIQVWKDVDGVLTCDPNIYANAIPVPYLTFDEAAELAYFGAQVLHPQSMRPAREGGIPVRVKNSYNRHAPGTVITKARDMSKSILTSIVLKSNVTMLDIVSTRMLGQYGFLAKVFSIFEDLGISVDCVATSEVSISLTLDPSKLWSRELIQQELDHVVEELEKIAVVHLLQHRSIISLIGNVQRSSLILEKAFNVLRKNGVNVQMISQGASKVNISLVVHDSEAKQCVQALHSAFFENGFLSEVEGADGPQNGSALNSNGAIYAN; this is encoded by the exons ATGGTGGTGGCGCTGCGGTTCCCGGGGGTCGCGCGGGAGCCTCCGGCCGCGCTCTCCATCCGCGCCGCCTCCAAGCTCGGGAGGGAGCAGCATTTTGTGTGTGCAAGTGCTAGGCCGGGAGCGCAATGCTGGCGGAGGATGGGGTTGGTGGTTCGGTGCCAGACGGGGCCGGCAATtctgaaggaggaggaggccgcgctGGCGGCGGAGAAGGCTGGGATGGGGTTTACCGTCGTGATGAAGTTCGGCGGGTCGTCGGTAGCCTCAGCCGAGCGGATGAGGGAGGTGGCCGACCTCATCCTCAGCTTCCCCGAGGAGACGCCGGTCGTCGTCCTCTCCGCCATGGGGAAGACCACCAACAACCTCCTGCTG GCCGGAGAGAAGGCGGTGAGCTGCGGCGCCCCCAAGGCGTCTGAAATCCCCGAGCTCTCGGTTATAAAGGAGCTGCATCTTAG GACGATTGATGAGCTTGGATTAGATAGGTCGATTGTTTCAG GCATATTGGATGAATTGGAACAACTTCTTAAAGGCATTGCTATGATGAAAGAGCTGACTCTTAGGACACGAGATTACCTTGTTTCCTTCGGTGAATGCATGTCTACAAGAATATTTGCTGCATACTTGAATAAACTTGGGAAAAGGGCACGGCAG TACGATGCATTTGATACTGGCTTTATAACCACTGACGATTTCACAAATGCGGATATTCTTGAAGCCACTTATCCTGCTGTTGCAAAGAGGCTACAAGGAGACTGGATTGATGACCCTGCTATTCCTATAGTCACTGGTTTTCTTGGGAAG GGATGGAAATCATGTGCTGTCACCACTTTAGGCAGGGGTGGTAGTGACTTGACAGCGACGACCATCGGCAAAGCCTTGGGTTTAAGAGAAATCCAG GTTTGGAAGGATgtagatggtgtgttgacatgTGATCCTAATATTTACGCAAACGCGATACCTGTACCCTACTTGACTTTTGACGAGGCAGCTGAACTTGCGTACTTTGGTGCACAG GTTTTGCATCCCCAATCTATGCGACCAGCTAGGGAAGGTGGTATACCAGTTAGAGTTAAGAATTCATACAACCGTCATGCGCCTGGTACTGTCATCACTAAAGCGAGAGATATGAGCAAG AGTATATTAACCAGCATTGTGTTGAAATCAAATGTTACAATGCTGGATATAGTGAGCACACGGATGCTCGGCCAGTATGGTTTTCTAGCAAAG GTCTTCTCCATATTTGAAGATTTGGGTATCTCTGTTGATTGTGTGGCTACTAGTGAAGTCAGCATATCGTTGACACTAGATCCATCAAAACTATGGAGTCGTGAATTGATCCAGCAG GAACTTGATCATGTCGTTGAAGAGCTTGAAAAAATTGCAGTTGTTCATTTGCTGCAGCACAGATCAATCATCTCCCTGATTGGGAATGTACAGAGGTCGTCATTGATCCTTGAAAAG GCATTCAATGTTCTACGAAAAAATGGTGTTAACGTCCAGATGATCTCACAAGGAGCGTCCAAG GTGAACATTTCCTTGGTGGTCCATGACAGTGAGGCAAAACAGTGTGTACAAGCCCTCCATTCAGCATTCTTTGAGAACGGTTTCCTGTCGGAAGTCGAGGGAGCAGATGGTCCACAGAACGGCTCCGCCCTGAATTCAAATGGTGCCATTTATGCAAATTAG